DNA from Solanum stenotomum isolate F172 chromosome 3, ASM1918654v1, whole genome shotgun sequence:
GTCGTCAGTTAACAATCTGTGCTCAACCCGTCCTTGTAGCAGCAATAGCATAGAGATTGCAGTTAAAGAAAGATCTGGATCTCAAGCTCCTTGCGCTAGTGCACCACCTGTGACTTTTGCTGAGAAATGTTCAGATGCTCTAGATCTTCATAACCCAAATGTAGATTCACCCTGCTGGAAAGGTGCTCCTGCTTTTCGTATTTCTCTCGGCGACTCTGTTGAAGCTCCAAGCCCGTGCCTCTTCACAAGCAAAGTAGAATTCGCTGATTTTAGTCAAAGCAATCCTTTATTTCCTCCAGCAGAATATTCAGGGAAAACTTCCTTAAAGAAACTTGGCGAGGAAAATCTGCATAACCATAATGTATATGCTGGAAATGGTCTGTCTGTTCCTTCGGTAGGCACTGGTACTAATAACTACACCACAGAAGAACTCAGGACCATTGATGTCACAAAAGATACATTTGTGCCTATGGATCTGTCCAGCAATGGTGGGATACCTAATTTTTCTGAAGATCTGAATAAGCCTAGCAAAGGATATAGTCTACCTCAGTACTCTGAAAATGATTGTCAACTACAATATTCCTGGGGCAAGCACCTTAGTGTTGATGGCCACCAATATGGACCCAAAAAGCATAATTTGCCTGAAGGTTATATGCATACTGGTTTGAACCTCAATGACACATTAGAGGGTGGAGTCGTTGCACTAGATGCTGCAGAAAATGTTTTACGTTCACCAGCTTCTCAAGAAGATGCCAAGCAGGCCCAACCATATCAAATGGGATCAAGTCCAAAGCTGGATGTTCAAACACTTGTGCATGCAATTCATAACCTTTCGGAACTACTTAAATCTCAATGCTTGGCTAATGCATGTCTACTGGAGGGTCAAGACTATGACACCCTTAAGAGTGCAATTACCAATCTGGGTGCATGTACTGCTAAGAAGATTGAAACAAAAGATACAATGGTTTCCCAGCATGACACTTTCGAAAAGTTCGAAGAATCTCGCCGCTCTTTTATGGTATGTTTTTAGGAGAGAGCAAactagttaattttttttttaggtatGGCCAATGTGTTCAAATTGTGGAAGCAGTTGCAGTATTACCATTACCAGTGTGGAATTAAATCCCTCCTTCCAGACCTTAATACTAGAATGGGATATCGTATGTCCATGAAGTATTTGTTTAAATAAGAGAACCTCAATCATTAGGGTACCCTTTTGACTAGTAACTGGGTCAGTCCGTTTTTTGTCTGACCTTTGAATACTTTTATCATGCATTTCTGTTTCGTATACAAGAATATGAATCTAAGTTTTAGTATGTCATTTTTCTTATCGAATTTACAGGATTTGTGTCAGCTTTCTGACTTTTGATTGTTGTGTATCTTTGGCCTTTGACTGGGTCAGTCCTGTTTATCTTATTGAACTTTGGGTATTTTCATTATGTGCACTTCTGTTTTATGTGCGAATGATTGGTTCGAAGTTTTAAGTTCTTTATTTGTGCATCGACTTGACAGGCCATGTTTGTTAGCATAATTTTGTAGATAACTGTAATTTTCTCCTCCAGGGCACTGAGACAGGCCACCCTCAGTTTATGGAAGAAGTTGCTTGGGATTCTTGTGGCCTCGATAATCAGCCCGCGCCTGAAGATAAGAGCAAGAACAATGGTAAGAAAACTGAGAATTCACCCCTTCTAACTCCTGCAGATGACTTGGGGGATTCAAATGAAGAACAAGTGGTCCAGGTATGCTCTATGTGTAAGTTGTGaaattatcatttaaattttggtcTTGTAAATTCGATGTTGAAAATGAGACTTTGAAGGAGTTCCAACCATCCAGAGTTCTATGTTATTGGCCTACTAATATGGCAGGCTTGCAGGCTATAAAGAAAGTCCTCAATGAGAACTTTCTCTCTGATGAAGGAATGCAGCCCCAAGCCCTTCTTTTCAAGAATTTATGGCTTGAAGCTGAAGCAAAGTTATGTTCTTTAAGCTATAAATCTCGTTTTGACCGTATGAAGATTGAAATGGAGAAGCATAGATTCAGCCAAGGTAAAGTTAAAAGCTGTTTATTTTGGTATCTGTGCTGTGATTCTGTCGCAGTTGTGGTCTTTATTCTGTTTCAGACATTTCAGTAGATGTGGCTGTTGCCAATAAGATTTTGTACTTCAAATTTTCTCCAGACTTAAACCTGAATTCGTCAGTGGCACCTGAAGCTGAAAATGACTCAGCGTCAAAGATTACCACTCAGAGTCCCTCTACTTCAAGCAAAAGTGTCCACATTGACGATTCTGTAATGGAGagattcaatattttaaatagaAGGGAAGAGAAGCTGAGTTCGTCATTCATGAAAGAGGAAAATGATTCTGTTAAGGTTGGCAGTGATTCTGAGGATTCTGTCACAATGAGACTAAATATCCTAAGGAAACAGGGAAACAACTTTAGTTCATCATTCATGCAAGAGAAAAAAGCTTCTGATATAGTTTCCAGTGACACTGAGGATTCTGTTATGGAAAGATTCAACATCTTAAGACGACGGGAAGAcaacttgaaatcatctttcATGGGAGAGAAAAAGGATCAGGATGTGGTTGCCAATGATGCTGAGGATTCTGTTAAGGTGAGACTCAACATCTTAAGACAGCGGGAAGACAACTTGAATTCATCTTTCATGGAGGAGACAAAGGATCCAGATATGGTCACTAATGATGCTGAGGATTCTGTTATGGCAAGATTCAATGTATTAACACGCCGGGGAGAGAACCTGAATTCACCGTTTATGGGGGTTAAAAAAGATCTGGACATGGTTGCTGCTGGTTCTGCTGATATGGAGAATCATGGATTGATAAATGGAGAAGTATCAGGCGATCAGAGAGCAAGTGTGGTCATAGAACCTTACTTTTATCATCACAGTATTAATTCCAGTGAAGGATATAACTCCTTTGGGTCTTACGCTGATGGTTCTGGATATGACTCCATGAAACAGTTTCTTCTCTCTGTCGCGGATGATCCAATTGTCCATTCAAATAGGAAGGCCAGACTGGGAAATCACCACTCATCAGGTTTGTATGATAATTCTTCATCAGATTGGGAGCATGTTGCCAAGGATGAGTATGTTTGACatctgatgatattttgatgttaCTCTTTCCAGTCGACATATGAATACACTGTATATATTGTAGAGTAGACGGAACACTACGTATTCCTATTCTCTGCTTGCTGATACTGCAATATCATTACTCGGTTGTGCTCATCGTTTTATTTCTAGCTTACCTGTGCAGTAATTACTATAGTACTTAAATTCTGCTCCCACTTGAGGAAAACATATGCAGAAAACACCCACTTAAGTTCAGGATCCTATATGCATGATTCatcgttttgtttgtttattacACCTCTTTTGTCTTACATATGAAATTGATTTCAAATAATTTGCACAAAGTATTTTATTTAGAGggcaaatattttttatgtaggaaaattatattttacctGTTTTGCTTACCTGCAACCTTATAAATACTACCAAACCAGTTGTCatgattatatatttataagcTGGGAAATAATTATTTGTGATTGAACAgcaatatatacattagtttttcttttatggAACTATAATAGGGGGAGTTAACATACAAAGATTAAATAATATGCATAATACAACATATAATAAGCTGGATGTATTTTGTTCCGTATAAGTGTCTGATTACTTGTATGTGTTAATTactatgcaatatatataatttttgtttatgaCTTGATAAGGACACCTTACATAATGTGCAAGCTGGATCCTAATTGAATTAAATTACTAGCTTATTATTTACACGATAGAAACTACCGCggatttgaatttatttttaatccattGCTAATTTGTAGTTAAATGAGATGAGTATGAgattattgttatttaactaCGAAATTGTGTCAGTCActaattctttattttctgGTAGTATAATTAGATGCATGTGATATTACcttgtttaaaatattatttcaaccATCAAATGCCGACATTTTACTTTAATATTAGTGAATAGTGTTTTAACTCCAATAAATCTGCAAAATCTCAAGTCACGGGTCCAAGATATCATATTCATTCTtggatttaagttatatatatcatatatgcaTGAACGGTGTagtgaattttcttttatactaGCAATGAATATTAACTTGTGAATTGTGATAGTAagtaagattattatttttatcaaattatcaactaatgtttataaaataaaatcgtgtaaatatattttttacaatgCATAAAAGTCATACTCTTCTTTGTAAAACCCTccgattcattttttttaaaactggCGGCAAGTCTTTTGTAGTTAACGTAACTCAATGATTATACATTTGattaaagaaatataattagaactaatagaaaataaaaagaccCACTTGCAAGCATAATCCACT
Protein-coding regions in this window:
- the LOC125858509 gene encoding uncharacterized protein LOC125858509 codes for the protein MMGLGSFGNGGSSSSFSNLSPLAPPFTVDRSNSKPGSTQLLNFSDSSYTGTVPFGQSWQYAAADPSPTGYNFFPSVTDSVPTTCNMPLSPEFSPADSVEPGSHFWSTSNPTVHASTDTYSFGREGYYAPYVPSIVSNEHPSAAAFNEPSLDVLPNSGSIHVDASSQVDYTQSLSGLEYPHWSFFSKVADGKQDERNGVDGSFSLGNVNAGASYGYRNCMSQGNSLEGVNIAREDSGAGNFIDGVYTGPSSMGHMDAKSYLTQEPIYQSLNSKTAMGSILPVSCQVGLSLGSSNNYLNYENPFTPHEKFFQPLDSCPRDTTSTSKSSPVVVIRPAPSGSRFFAPKIDLHKNVDICKTGATNSEKSDVCDLLKSQETRLPIDSPIKEFSLGSSTPPDFDKIKNIFFASSSVNNLCSTRPCSSNSIEIAVKERSGSQAPCASAPPVTFAEKCSDALDLHNPNVDSPCWKGAPAFRISLGDSVEAPSPCLFTSKVEFADFSQSNPLFPPAEYSGKTSLKKLGEENLHNHNVYAGNGLSVPSVGTGTNNYTTEELRTIDVTKDTFVPMDLSSNGGIPNFSEDLNKPSKGYSLPQYSENDCQLQYSWGKHLSVDGHQYGPKKHNLPEGYMHTGLNLNDTLEGGVVALDAAENVLRSPASQEDAKQAQPYQMGSSPKLDVQTLVHAIHNLSELLKSQCLANACLLEGQDYDTLKSAITNLGACTAKKIETKDTMVSQHDTFEKFEESRRSFMGTETGHPQFMEEVAWDSCGLDNQPAPEDKSKNNGKKTENSPLLTPADDLGDSNEEQVVQAIKKVLNENFLSDEGMQPQALLFKNLWLEAEAKLCSLSYKSRFDRMKIEMEKHRFSQDLNLNSSVAPEAENDSASKITTQSPSTSSKSVHIDDSVMERFNILNRREEKLSSSFMKEENDSVKVGSDSEDSVTMRLNILRKQGNNFSSSFMQEKKASDIVSSDTEDSVMERFNILRRREDNLKSSFMGEKKDQDVVANDAEDSVKVRLNILRQREDNLNSSFMEETKDPDMVTNDAEDSVMARFNVLTRRGENLNSPFMGVKKDLDMVAAGSADMENHGLINGEVSGDQRASVVIEPYFYHHSINSSEGYNSFGSYADGSGYDSMKQFLLSVADDPIVHSNRKARLGNHHSSGLYDNSSSDWEHVAKDEYV